The genomic region CAGCGATGGAAATGGTTaagaggaagggaagagCCAAAAGTATTGGTGTCAGCAACTTTCGAGTCCGGCACCTCGAAGAACTGAAGGAGTATGCCACTGAATGGCCTCCGAGTGCGAACCAAATCGAGGTGAGTTAAAGTCTCCGCTGTAGTCTAGAGGGAAATCTAACGTTATGGTGCCTGTGTAATATCAGCTACACCCCTGGTGCCAGCAACGAGATGTCGTGACCTACTGCCAGGACCATGGTATCGTTATCGAGGCATACAGCCCGCTTGCAACAGGCACTCGGCTTAATGACCCAGAAGTACAAAGAGTAGCATCAAAACATAACAAGACTCCCGCAAAGATCCTTATCCGGTACTCACTCCAGAAAGGCTGGATACCCCTACCCAAGAGTTCGAATCCGGGTCGCATTCAAGAGAATATTATGGTTTTTGATTTTGCTCTCGATCTAGACGATATGATGGCCTTGGATGCGCTGGACGAAGGACCCGCAGGTGCTGTTTTTCGAATGAATGTTGATTAATTACATAACACGCCACGAAATAATGGGTTGGAAGCAAACCTATCCGTCAACTTCGCAACACTCGAACGGCTGCACTATGATGTTAGATATATTATGTGATATATACAAGAGTGCTAAAGAAATTGGTCCAAGTTACTCGAATGAGTTCCATGCCGCTCTTTTCCCCACAAGTCCCAAGTGACTCTCCTATTCCCTTCCGTGCTTGGCCCACTCCCTCAGCACGTTCTTCTTGATTTTGCCTGTGCTTGTCTTGGGGAGCTCATCTACAACTTCGACTTCTCTAGGAACCATGAACTTGCTAATATCACTCTGATGCTTGGCCCACGAGATGACCTCCTCTCCTGTTACActcttgccatccttgactGTGATGTACACCTTGGGTCGTTCACCCCAGTGTGAATCCGGGACAGCTACAGCGCCAGCTTCAAGGATGTCTGGGTGCTGGGCGAGCATGCTTTCGAGAGCAACAGATGATATGTTCTCACCCCCCGAAATGATGATATCCTTCGCACGATCCTGAATCTGAGCGCTACCATCAGGATGCCAGACTGCTAGATCCCCAGAGTGAAGTACGCCTCCGGCAAAGAGCTGCCGTGTAGCTTCAGGATCCTTGTAATATCCTTTGGCGCAGATGTTTCCGATGAAAACAATCTCACCAACTTCCTTACCGTCCTTGGCGACGTCAATAAGCACGCCCTGTGGCTGGTCTGGCTTGATGACCCGGATTGGTTGACTTGTGATGAAGCCATGGCCTTGCCGGGACATCTTGGCAAATTTTTCTTGGGGAGGTAGATTATCCCATTCAGGAAGAATATAGCATTTCGTGATGGGCCCATATGTTTCTATAAAAATGATCGTTAGCAATTGTCTGTGTCGACAATTCTTCTTGCGCACCTGTCATTCCGTAAACGTGAACGGGCATGAGATTAAGCTTGGTCTACACATCATGGTTAGTTTTGAATGATTGTGAGACTTGAACATCTACGAAAACATACCATCTGCTCAAAGAGGTATCCAGTGGGTGGACTAGCGGCTACGGTAACCTTGACCTCTTGCGGTAGCCTTTCAGCTTCCCTGGCCGCTACTAGCAGTGTGTTGACTGTAGGAGCGGCGTTAAAGTGAGTGATCCCCTCTTCTTTTAGCAGTTTCCAAATAAGCGGGTAGTCAATCTTTCTTAAGCAAACATTGGTGCCGCGAACAGCGACAACTGACCAAGGAAATGTCCACCCAATTGCGTGGAACCTGTATTCGGTCAGCCAGTCATGATGACATGGTGGGCAAATTGTCTTCACTTACATGGGAAGCGTCCATAGGTATTTACACCGTCCAATGTTGAGGCCCGACTCAATAATATTGGCCATGGCAGCGAGATAGGCACCTCGATGTGTGTATACTACGCCCTTGGGACGTGATGTTGTTCCAGAGGTAAAAGGGATGGCAAGCATATCATCCTCACTTCGTGCCTGGGCATGAAGGCCAGCCCAGCCATGGCTACCTTGGTCAATGTCATGCTTCAACCCCTCCAAGACGGCTTCGTCAAAAGGACCGGATAGTTGCCCTTCAGTTGCATCAGTATCCTGACGGGCAAGGTTAGCAACAACTTCGAGACAAGAATGCACATGTGTGCGGGGGAGAAAATCAACCATATCAACTATCAAGGGCACACTCTGGTGTTTCTCCTTATAGGCATCGAGCAAGCCAACAAACTCATTATCAACAATAATGCAGTCCACCTCTGCAAAGTCAAAGATGTAGGCGATGTCATCCTGCTTCAGGCGGTAATTCACCGGCACAATGGCAGCACCCGCCGCAACAATGCCGTAAATAGACTCCAGAAAAGCTGGCGTGTTGGGCGCGAGTATGCCTACGCGTCGATAGCCATGCTTCAGGAAGTAGTAAGCAAGACCTCGGGCGCGATCAGCAAACTCAGCGTAGGAGCGCCGTAGCACAGCACCATTCACTGTAATATGGAAGATGGCTTCCGCATCTGGTTCAATGGAAGCAGCACGCTCAAGAAAtgttgttggtgatagaGTGTGGAAGTTGACAGGCGCCGTGGGATGAGGGCGGAGATGGTTGAGAATGGAGCGGATGCGAGATGGAGGATCTGACATTGTGAAGATCGCGGATAAGGGTATTGCTTAAAGACTTTAGAGCAATGATGGACAACTAATTGTTAGGTACTGGATGAGACCCGAGATATGAGGATCATAGGTCCTTTCATAGCTGTATCTCGGTGGGTGTCTCGGTTCAGCCCGGCAAACACGGTACCAGCTCGGTTTCTCATATCCCAATTGCCCGGCCATTCAATAGCGACGGATATTTGATTACTCGAAGCAGCTTAGCTCGTAGTGAGCCAATGATGAGTTACAGTTCCAGGCTGATCTATCTAGTGTCTCTGTAAAGGCGGGGACCCCGCAAAATTAGGTGCGGACGGGAGGAGACCAGGGAAGCAGGGGAGAGACCCTTATCGTCCACTGTTCAGGGTAGGGAACCGTCTTCCAATCAAACTACCATGTCAACAAAAAGATGCCGTAAAGCTTTGACTATCTATGAACGGTCGAACTATATGTGTATTTAGGACTTTGAGTTGATATGGGCGGATAATTGCACGAAAACCGTCGGAGTGAAGGGCTCACAATGTTCCGAGTGCTGCCAATCTCACGTAAAGGTCGGACAATAGGGCCACATGAAGACAATGTGGAAAAGGAGC from Fusarium oxysporum Fo47 chromosome III, complete sequence harbors:
- a CDS encoding NADP-dependent oxidoreductase domain-containing protein, whose protein sequence is MTQLNHRATSATTTTLGAQDCLTLQNTTATIPLLGFGTYKIRGQTCTTAVLAALLAGYSHIDSAALYRNEVCVYEAIEQSGVPREAIFLTTKVGSPRRMAGQGDVYQDVVETVDRIAGVDGYVDLLLMHVPGPSRDYRQRLWAAMEMVKRKGRAKSIGVSNFRVRHLEELKEYATEWPPSANQIELHPWCQQRDVVTYCQDHGIVIEAYSPLATGTRLNDPEVQRVASKHNKTPAKILIRYSLQKGWIPLPKSSNPGRIQENIMVFDFALDLDDMMALDALDEGPAGAVFRMNVD